The Helicobacter cetorum MIT 00-7128 region GCATAAAAGTGCATTTTGCTATCGCATTATGCGATGTAAGTGAGTAGTTTAAAAACTCCACCCTAAGCTAAACTCACCCATAGTGTATTTCAAACTTTGTCCAATACTCGCCCCTAAGAAAAAATGCTGTGTGATTAAGTATCTCGCATTTAAGCTTGCAAACCATTGCAATTTGGCTTTAACTCCCTTATAGGTCGCAAACAAAGGGTCATAGATAAAACTCACTTCTTGTGAGTTTTTGCCTAAATGTGCGAAATGGGTTATGCCACCTTGAAGTTCCATAGAAAAACGATTGGGCGTAAAACGCACAATGGCTTTTGCTCCACTAGTAAACCATTGTCTTTGAGCGCTTTTAGCGTAAAAATCTTGCGTAGAGAAAGCGCTGTTATTGTGTTGTTGATAGCCTAAGACTACTTGAGCTATTAAAGAAAGGCTATTTAATACCAAGCGATACTCCCCAGCAACTCTACTATCTATAATGCGTGTTTGCCAACTAGCATTTTGAGTGTTATTTAAGGTTATAGCATTAAATTTGGATTTTTCTTTGAGCTGTGCATAGCTAGTTTGAATAGCCAACCCAAACCCAGATTCTTCTTCATTGCTATTGTATTGAATCGTAGCTCTTCCTAGATACACCCGCCCAGCTTGTCCTCCTATGCCGATTTTAAATCCGTTTTTACTTGCATAATGCCCCCCTAGATATTGACTCACACCAATATTGCTTGCACGAGTTTTGGTAAAGATTTCACTCTTGCCCCTTAAAATAGGGTCGTTCTCTAATTCCAAAAGAAACATCACATCATTGGGGTCTCTCAAGCTTGCTACACTACTTAAATCACTATTGGTTTTATTGACTAGATTTTGCATGCCTATTTGGTTTCTTGTCATAGCCATAGCCTTAAATTCTCTCTCTATGGTAGGGTTCGTAGCGTTTTTGAGTAAGGCTAAGAAGTGGTAGTTGTTAGAGAGTTTGTGTAATGCTTTATTAGATAAAGGGTTCTCATTGCTTTTCTTAATAATCAAATCATTGCCACTGAAATTATAAGTATAGTAATAATTTTTGTTGGAATTGTCAGTAATGAATACATCTTTAATCAAACGCTTGTCGTTTAAAGTGGGTAAAGATATGGTGCGTTGAATTTCATTTCCCGTGGTTACTACCTCATCTGAAAATGCTTTATCTATTTTGACATTGATTTTGGCGTCGTTAGCTAAGGTCAATGTTTTATCATTGCCTTGCAGAATTGTTTGGGTTGTGCCTTGAGTGATATTAAGATTTTGAATGACTTCTGTATTGATTGGTAGTGTTGAGGTTCCGCTTGAAATATTGAGATTATTAACTAATAAATTTGAAGTGTTATCGCCTGTAATCTTTAAAATAGGCGTATTGTTTTGTATGGTGGCTAGAGCTTGCATGGGTGTGGGATTTTCTAATGGTTGAGCTTGTAGGGTTAAATGGTCTAAATAAGCTTGACTATGATTTTCTATTTTTAGATTAGCTAGATTATTTACATTCATAGGGGTATTTAGCACACTATTATTGAGATTAATGGTTTTAGCATTGATTGTGCCTTGATTTTGAGTAAAATCTTTTATATTTTTAAGATTGATAGTTTCAGCGCTAAGATTTCCACTAGTCATTTTTAGGCTCTCATTCACATTAAGCGTGCTATTATGTGTAAGAGTTCCACCTTGAATGTTTAAATTTTTAATTTCTGTTTTAGTGTCAGTAAGGGTGGCTTGATTACCGGCTTTAAGCGTTAAATAGTCCGCATTTAATGTTCCGCCATTCATTTTTAGCGAGCTAGGAGCGAAGTTTTCTAAATAGCTTGTAATATTTGCCTTAGTTGCGTTAATGCTGTTGCTAAAACCTTGAGTTTTAAAGATAGTATCTATATTTTTGCTTGTTACAAGCTGTTTGTATGCGAAACCATTACCGGTAGTATTTTCGCCATCATAAAAATCAGCGTAATGGGTTTTGTCGCCTAGAATTAAAGTGGCATTGTCTTGTAGCTCTACATCACTCTTTAAATCTGTAGAGCTTGTAACTTTTAGGGTTGCGTTACTCTTTATCGTTACTTTTTGTGCTGTATAGGTGCGTTTATCCCAATCAGGCTGAGTGAGAGTGCTTGGGCGGGTAATATCCATATAGTCGGGTAATTTAGGGTTGATTGTAGTTTTATAAGTTTCAATGAGACATTGTATTTTTGGGTCTTCATAGTAGCGATCATAATTCAATTTTCCATTTTTTGCTTCATTGCACACTTCTGCTTGGGTTGGCTTTTTGGCGCTTGGGTTATACTTACTTTCCCTAAAACTCGCATGGGTTGTAGGGTGCGATTGCAAAATGGTTTCGTTATTAATGGTTACATGATTGACATTAAAACCGCCATCTAAAATAGTGGTTACTTGATTGTTTGTTGAATTGATATTTAAGTTAAGCTTGCTGTTGTTTGAGCTTTCTTTTGTGGTATTTCCAATGTGAGCATGCATAATCACAGCGTTTTTTTCTACGCCTTGAGTAGGCAAGCTTTCTACAAAAATAGGATTTCCTTTGTCATCACTACTCCCATTTTGATTGATAGTGGGGTTTGCCTTTAAATCTAGGGTAAGAGTTGTTTCTTTTATTAGGTTGCTATTAATGATTTTTGCATGGTTATTATCAGCTGAAAATTGCGTGAAAATTTGGTCGTGTCCATTTAAATCTAAAATCCCCCCACCTTTAGCAAAAAAGATTTTTTTATCTAAAGAATTATGTTGCGTGCTATTTGTTATGTTATTACCTAGTTTTAAAGTCGCATTTTGTCCGGTAATATAAATATTATTGAATGCGCTACTTGTCCCTAATTCTACAATGCCTTCGCCAAAGCGTAAATTCCCATTAGTTGCATTCATTACCTTAAGAGAGCCTTCGCCTACTTTATGCAAATCGCCCTTTTCAAGCGTTAAGTTATCCCATGTAACACTAGCATTTTTAGCAATATCTAATCCGGCTAAGTCTTTAGCATTCGCATTCCCCTTAAGTGTCCACTCACCACTTTCAAAAACTAGTCCTGTGCCATTTAGATTAGTATTAGTATCAAAAGTTAAGGTTTTGTCTGTGATTTCGCTTTTAAAAATATTGTCTTTATTTGCTTGTATTTTACTTGTGTCGTTATCTTTCATTTCATTTTCAAATTGTTTTTTATAATTTTGATAATCCACATTTAGCACGGGCGAATAGTCCGCCGATGCCCCCGTTATATCGCTAGAATTGCTTTGAACGCCTTGGGAAAGCACACCAAGCACTACCCATTTATTTTGTTTGGTATCATAGGCAATGAGCGCTGAACCGCTATCGCCTTGGTCTACACCCGCAAAGAAAGGATTGAGCTTAAAAGCATCTTTGTCTTTCCAAGGCATAGAGCCAAAAACAGAGAGATAAAACCCTTCTCCATTAAAAGATTGTTTTTCTTCTTCATCGGCTTTTGTTCCTTTTTTCCAAGAAGATTGAGACCCCCAGCGCACTAATGGGTTGGGTTGTCCGCTTGAAGAATAATCGTCTCTTAAGAGCCAAGAACCCCCACTTTTACTTATATGTCCTAATAAAATGCCACGCACAACGCCATTTTCTTTATCTTTTAAATCGCCATAAAGTTTGTTATCTATGATGAAGTTTAAAGTGCCTGAGCCAGATTGAAAGGCTTGGGGCATGCCATTTTTATCTGTTTTGATATTTTTTAACAAGTAGTCGGTAAGTTCTTTGTCTAGCTCATTTTGTTTGTCAAATCGTTCTTGTTTGTATGCGCCTTTTTCTTTTATTATATTATTTACCTGTTCGCTAGGATTTTTATCAAACCCTACATCTAAAGGGCTTGAAGACCCTTCTACAATGTATTTTTTAGTGCGCACATACATCGTATCTCGCCCATAGGTTTTTTGGTGGAGTCCATTTAGCCTTGTTGTGCTATTAGGGTCTTTGCATTGAGGGTCAGACTCATAATCAAATTCATAAGAAGTATTGCCCCATGTTTGTAATTTGGATTGATTGGCAGACTGAATGCCATCTTTTTTTTCAAAATCTGTGCATCTGATATGATGTGCGGTAACGGTGATATTACGCCCTAAAGATGTAACATTTCCGGCTAAGTTGCGTGAGGAAAAATCTGGTATGCCTGAAAAATCAGCCACTACGCCATTTTTGCCATCATAAGTGAAGTCTTTATCGCTATTAGGATTAAAGTTGTTAGGGTCAAACTTGCCTAAATTTTGTCCAAAATCCATGTAATCTCGCCAATAGAAATTGTCTAAGTTTAAGGTTTGAGCGTTTATGGAGGTATCAAAAAATAAGGCTAAAGTGAGCCAATGTAAGCGGAATTTCATCTTTTTTCCTCGTTGGTCTTAATAATTGTTTAGTTTAGTTACAATATATTATAAATTTAGTTAATAATATCAAAAAAATGAATAGAATAAAATAAAAGGCATAATCTTTGAATAGTTTTTGATAGTTAAATAATTTTAAGTTTTTATCTTTGCTATAATCAATCTTTAATATTAAGGAAAACAATTATGCAAGAGATTTTTTTATGCTCTATTTCAAATGTGCGTAGTGGGGATTGCAAAGAAGATTGTGCCTATTGCACGCAAAGCTCACACCATCAAGGCAAAATCAAGCGCTACAAGTTTAAAGATGAAAAAGTAGTGTTAGAAGAGGCTAGAGCCTTAAGAGAATTAGGGGCTTTGGGGTTTTGCTTGGTAACTTCTGGGCGTGAATTAGATGATGAAAAATGCGAATACATTGCTAAATTAGCCCACGCTATCAACAAAGAAGAGCTAGGCTTACATTTAATTGCATGTTGTGGAAGAGCAGATTTGGACAAACTAGAATATTTAAGAGATTCAGGTATTCATAGTTATAACCATAATTTAGAAACTTCGCAAAATTTCTTTCCCAAGATTTGCTCCACGCATACTTGGGAAGAACGCTTTATTACATGTGAAAATACTCTAAGAGCGGGGCTAGGGCTATGTAGTGGGGGGATTTTTGGACTTGGGGAGAGTTGGGAAGATAGAATGGATATGTTGCGCTCTTTGCAAACCCTAGGGCCTCATACCACACCCATTAATTTCTTTATCAAAAATCCGGTGTTGCCTATTGAGATAGAGACTTTGAGCGCTGATGAAGCCTTAGAATGCGTGATTATGGCAAAAGAATTTTTACCTAATGCTAGACTTATGGTTGCTGGGGGGCGTGAGGTAGTGTTTAAGGGTGATGAGGAGGCTAAGTTATTTGAGTATGGCATTAATGCGGTGGTGTTAGGGGATTATCTCACTACCAAAGGACTAGCATCCAAAAGAGATATTGAGAAATTGCTCTCTTATGGCTTAAAAATGGCTACAAGTTGTCATTAATGTTTAACTTAAGAGTGTTTTTAAGAAACTTAAGAGGATTTTTCCACTTGGTTAAGATGTGTTTTCCAGCTCGCCTAAAAAAATTTTTTGAAGGGATTGGCGAGCTTTTTTCTTATGCCTCAAGCTTAAGTTTTTATACGATTTTATCGCTCTCGCCCATTTTGTTGTTTGTGTTTACGATTTTTGTTTCTTCATATATGCAAGCGCATGTGGGCGAAGTGGAGGCACTTATTTTCCCTAACGCACCAAAGCTTATGAGCGCTATTAAGGAGTTTTTAGAAACTTTTAAAAAGACAGATATGACTTTGGGCGTGATAGAGGCTTTTTCCATTCTTGTGGCTTTAGTATTGTTTTGTGAAAATTATCGCAATATTGCCTCTAAGATTTTTGAGGCACGACCAAGAGACTATATCTATTTTAAGGGTAGAGAAATCTTTTTATTTTGGGGTTTTGGCACTACTTTAGTGTTTTTATTTGCTCTGCCATTAGTGGTATTTTTTGATATTAAAATCCAAGTGTTTTTTGATGATAGAAACTCTAGCTTGTTGCATTGTTTGCGTTGGATTGGGACTTATGGGTTTTTTTTAATCCTTTTTACTATTCCTACTAATCATGTATTTTTGCATAGATTTTGGGTGTTTTTATGGGTATTTTTTACAAGCGTTTCTTGGCACATTTTAAAATGGGCGTTCACTTACTATGTGCTGTATAATCGCACCTATCACGAATTATATGGAAATGTATCTATTTTATGGTTTTTGATGAGTTGGGTGTATATCTCATGGCTTGTGATTTTGCTTGGTATGTATGGGTGCAAGATATGTGATAAATATGACCCAAAGAGAGTATTGCAAGGGATTTTGAGTTTTTTAAAAATCAAATAAGAAAATCAATAAGAGTATTAGCACCCTTTTAAAGGGGTGCTAAATTTTAAAAGCCAACCACATAGTTTACATAAAAAGAATAAAGCCTTCTGTATTCTAAATCTGCACTATGACTTTTTAAGTATTGTTGGTTGATAGTGGGGATTTTTACGCCAAATTCAATGCCTTGTTGCAAAAGCCTACCTCTTAAAAATTTTTTAGAACTAGCTTGGCTTATTAGGGAGGCGAAGTTGGTTCTAAAGCCTAAATTGAATAAAAATTGAAAATTAGTGGGATTGATTGCTTTAGAACCCCATTGAGATTTGATTTGATTATCCAAAGAGCTTTCCCATGTGTTTCCAGCAATTTGAATGCCCCCAAAAATCCCTACATTAATCGCCTTACTCACAAAAGTTCTTCTAAAGAAATTATAAAGCAAGTCAGTCCCCACGCCATAAGTATAGATATTAGTCGCTACTTGATTGGAAGTTACTCCAATAGAAGCATGGTTATAATCAAAAAAGCCATAATACCTTATGCCAAAGAATCGTTGCTTGCCAAAGAATTGTTTGTATCCTATGGATACGCCAATACCATTAGCGATGCCTTGTTGCTTAGAAACTCCCGCATTATATTGATAAAAAGCTCTAGTGTCTGTGTGCGATTGTATGCTGTTTTCCAAGTTCGCCATTTTTTGATTGATTTCTTTAATAAAGGATTGTAATTGACTCAAGTCGGTGCTATTTTTACTAGCTAGTAGTTGGGATAGATTTTGACTAAAGACTTGCACGCTAGAAGTTTGATTGCTAATGGTTTGCAAAATATTATTGATAACGCTATTCATAGAAGTATTGTTTAATTGTGATTGTGCATTTTGCAATTCAGTAATGAGATTATCCAAACTACTTGTATAGTCTTTGAGATAGCCTGAGCTATCAGAGTTTATCATCAGTTGCACGAGCCTTATCATGTTATTCATTTCAGTGGTAAGGGCTTGTGTGGTTATGCCACTATTTGGATTAGTGCTGGCTTGTTGTAAGTTGTTGATAAAAGCTTTAGTGTAATCGGTAAAATTAGTGTAATTAGTAACGCCTAGTTGTTTAAGGGTATTAGCTGTAATGGCTTGATTGATTGAATACATCAAGTTTTGATTATTCAAAATGCTTTCTAGCCCATTTGGGCTTGTGTAAGTGGTATTGATAGTGTTATAAGCGTTATTTAGAGTGTTGGTTAGAAGTTGACCTTGGTTTTTTAGCTGATAATAGATACTGCCTTTGTCTTGTGTGTCAAAAAGTTTTTGTAAAGTGGTGTTGCCATTAAAATCATAGTTAGGGTTTTGTTGTTGGAATTTTTCAAGAGCGTTAAGAGTTTCAGTAATGGCATCTTGTTCGTTGGCAGCGATTTTAGCCCCACTAGAAGAGTTGATGGCATTAGTGATTTGATTATCCAAGCTATTTGGGGTAAGGATATTTTGTTGTTGGCCATAACCACTAGCATTGTTAATGCCATTGAGATAGACCATAAGGTTGCTTAGGGTGTTAGCATTGAGAATGCCCCCCACTTGATTTTTCATGGTTTCTAAAATTTGAGCGTATGCGTTTTTGGCGCTGTTATTAGGCACATCGGCGAGATGTTTCAAATCATTAGCTAGAGTGTTTTGCAAGGTTTCTAGTTTCTTTTGTAAATCGCTAGAAAGGACATTTATAGCTAAAGTTTGATTACACCCTGTGCCTAGATTGTTGGTGCTATTAGCCGTAGCAAAATAGGGTGGATTATTAGAATAGGAACAACCCCCAGAGCTTGCTTGCTCGTTTATAAGGGCGTTGATACCCTGAAATTGCTCTTGAATGTTTTTAAGGCTATTGATAGCCTCTTGGCTGTGCGTTTCACTAGCGATATTATTTAATTCATTAAGATAGCTATCCATTAAAGGCTTTTCTAAAGCATTGTTTAATAAGTTAGCCTTATCTACAAAGACTTTTAAAGCGTTATAGTCTTTTTGCACTTGATTCATTGATGATTGAGGGTTGAGATTATCAATATTTGGGAAGAGTGAGATGGAGTTTTTGACCATAGAGTTAAGATTGGCGCTACTTAGTTTCATAATATCTACTAAAGGGTTGTAAGTGTGGGCTTTATTCCAGCTACTTTGACCTATAGTGGCGATAAGCTGTGTAGCAAGATTTTGCAAATTCAAGCTACTATAATAGGCTTTTTGAGTGTTACTATCTGCCTCTAGGCGCTTTTGAATGGTCTTAATCACACCAGCTTGATTGTTAGAGCAATCAATTTGACCATTCGCACAAGAGGCGATTGCATTGGTATTACTTAAAGCATTGAAAAAAGCGTTTAAAATGCTGTTAGACAAAGAGTTTAGCACGCCATTATTGTTATTGGCAATATAATTAGCATCATTTTGCATTTCACTAATAATTTTTTGAGTGATAACAGAGCTTTTGTTATTGACTTTTTGTTGAGCTTGACCGATTTGATAGCCAATAGATGCATAAAATCCATTGTCTTCAGCGACCAACATAGAGCTTAAAAGGGTGCTTAAAGCGAGTGATTGACTAAAAATTTTTATTTTATTGCGGTTTTGTTGATAAGTGTTTAAAATCATAATTATTCCTTAAAATCCTATTAAATAACTCAAATAAAAACTATATGAACGCATATAATCCACTTGCAAACCGCTATTTTTGACATAGGTTTGTGGGATAGTGGGGACTTTCATGCCAATTTCAAAGCCTTGTTGCAAGGGCTTTTGAGAAGAATTGGTGTATTTTTTGGAAAAATAAGTTCTAAAGCCATAGTTAAACAAGAATTGAAAGCTAGAATGATTGATTTTAGAGCCACTTGGAAGAATTTGATTTAAAGAGCTTATCCAAGTCTGCCCTGCTAATTGAAAGCCTAAAAAGAGTCCTAAAGAAAAGGAGCTAGATTTGCCTTTGCGTTGGAAAACATTAAATAGGCTATCCATTCCAGCCCCATAAGTAACTAGATTGGTTTTCACACTTATATTGTTATTAAACCCAGCATAGCCATAGTCAAAAAAGCCATAATATCTCAAGCCAAACCACTTCTTTTGCCCAAAGAATTGCTTGTAACCTATTTTAGCTCCAAAGCCATTCATATTAGACACGCTATTAGACTGCGAGGCAAAGCCCGGTAAAAGCGTGATAGCATTTAATGCGGAGTTTTGCGCATGGAGTTGTTTGAGTGTGTCAAGGACTTCTTGATTAGCTTTGTTAAGACCTATTTGTTGGGAGCTATTGATAATTAAATTATTTTTAGCGTAATCTTGTAGTTGTCCCATTTTATTGGCTAGGTTTTGCCCATTAACTAATAAGTTTTGGTATTGAGTCTCATTAGAATTTTTGTTTAAGGCGTTGGCTTTTGCTTCAAAAATATTCATACTATCTTCAATATTAGTGATAGCTAAGCCATTGGTATTGGAGTATTCATATGAGCCACTACTAACATTGCTATTAGCTTGTTGGCATTTGCTATCGCATGGCACATACTGAAATCCGCTATCAATGCCAAAAGAAGTGATTTGAGCAATGCTATTAAAAAGCTCTTGAGTGCTAATAGTCTTGCCATTGATTTTTCCTACAAAGCCTTGATAGTTTCCATTCATCGCTCCTGATGCGGATTGGTTATACATCAAAGTGGCAATAGCACTATTAACATCGTTTAAAACGATATTAGCGATTTGCTGGGCATCTAAGGTTTGGTTATTTAGAATGGTTGTAGGGGAAAAATTAGGGTCATTAGCATTTTTTTGAGACTCGCTAATTAGTGTGTTAAGTGCTGTGAGAGCATTATTGAGGTTAGTAGGGTTATAGGGAGCAAAAGTTGGCCCTGATTTTGATGCCCCATTAGTGCAAGGATTCTTATCGCTTGCCCCCGGACAAATAGCTTGCATAAGAGCTTTAGTGTTTTCGCCTATGATTTGCGCCATATAAGTTAGAGGGGTTACAGACTTATGGTTTTTAGTTACGCTTGAACTTATGGTTTTTCTTAATTCGCTTGCAATGTTAGCCCCAGGATTTTTGATATTTTGTTTGGCGTAGCTTGTTTCATACGAAATGCCAAAAAACCAACCATTTTCTTCAGCAATAAGTGTGTTAGCGCTTAAAAGCGAACCTAAAGTAAAAGCAAAGAAAGTTTTTGGAAGAGATGAATTAAGGCGTGTTAGTATTGTTGTATTGTTGTATTGTTGTATTGTTGTATTGTTGTATTGTTGTATTGTTGTATTGTTGCGTGTGTGATTGCATACCACTTAGTTCTCCTTGAAATTAAAATGTGTATAAAAAATAATTAATAAAAATTAAATGCTCCGTATTCTATTGTAGAGATTTTAAAATTAGTCTTAATTTTATTAATTTTCTGTTTGTTTTTATTTCTATTTTTTAAGTATAAATAAGAAAATAATCAAGGATTTGCGCATTTTATAGCGTTTCATCAAGTAGTTATCAAAAATAACTCCAAAATAGAAAGTTACCTTTTGTAATGAT contains the following coding sequences:
- a CDS encoding outer membrane protein, producing the protein MILNTYQQNRNKIKIFSQSLALSTLLSSMLVAEDNGFYASIGYQIGQAQQKVNNKSSVITQKIISEMQNDANYIANNNNGVLNSLSNSILNAFFNALSNTNAIASCANGQIDCSNNQAGVIKTIQKRLEADSNTQKAYYSSLNLQNLATQLIATIGQSSWNKAHTYNPLVDIMKLSSANLNSMVKNSISLFPNIDNLNPQSSMNQVQKDYNALKVFVDKANLLNNALEKPLMDSYLNELNNIASETHSQEAINSLKNIQEQFQGINALINEQASSGGCSYSNNPPYFATANSTNNLGTGCNQTLAINVLSSDLQKKLETLQNTLANDLKHLADVPNNSAKNAYAQILETMKNQVGGILNANTLSNLMVYLNGINNASGYGQQQNILTPNSLDNQITNAINSSSGAKIAANEQDAITETLNALEKFQQQNPNYDFNGNTTLQKLFDTQDKGSIYYQLKNQGQLLTNTLNNAYNTINTTYTSPNGLESILNNQNLMYSINQAITANTLKQLGVTNYTNFTDYTKAFINNLQQASTNPNSGITTQALTTEMNNMIRLVQLMINSDSSGYLKDYTSSLDNLITELQNAQSQLNNTSMNSVINNILQTISNQTSSVQVFSQNLSQLLASKNSTDLSQLQSFIKEINQKMANLENSIQSHTDTRAFYQYNAGVSKQQGIANGIGVSIGYKQFFGKQRFFGIRYYGFFDYNHASIGVTSNQVATNIYTYGVGTDLLYNFFRRTFVSKAINVGIFGGIQIAGNTWESSLDNQIKSQWGSKAINPTNFQFLFNLGFRTNFASLISQASSKKFLRGRLLQQGIEFGVKIPTINQQYLKSHSADLEYRRLYSFYVNYVVGF
- a CDS encoding S6 family peptidase, giving the protein MKFRLHWLTLALFFDTSINAQTLNLDNFYWRDYMDFGQNLGKFDPNNFNPNSDKDFTYDGKNGVVADFSGIPDFSSRNLAGNVTSLGRNITVTAHHIRCTDFEKKDGIQSANQSKLQTWGNTSYEFDYESDPQCKDPNSTTRLNGLHQKTYGRDTMYVRTKKYIVEGSSSPLDVGFDKNPSEQVNNIIKEKGAYKQERFDKQNELDKELTDYLLKNIKTDKNGMPQAFQSGSGTLNFIIDNKLYGDLKDKENGVVRGILLGHISKSGGSWLLRDDYSSSGQPNPLVRWGSQSSWKKGTKADEEEKQSFNGEGFYLSVFGSMPWKDKDAFKLNPFFAGVDQGDSGSALIAYDTKQNKWVVLGVLSQGVQSNSSDITGASADYSPVLNVDYQNYKKQFENEMKDNDTSKIQANKDNIFKSEITDKTLTFDTNTNLNGTGLVFESGEWTLKGNANAKDLAGLDIAKNASVTWDNLTLEKGDLHKVGEGSLKVMNATNGNLRFGEGIVELGTSSAFNNIYITGQNATLKLGNNITNSTQHNSLDKKIFFAKGGGILDLNGHDQIFTQFSADNNHAKIINSNLIKETTLTLDLKANPTINQNGSSDDKGNPIFVESLPTQGVEKNAVIMHAHIGNTTKESSNNSKLNLNINSTNNQVTTILDGGFNVNHVTINNETILQSHPTTHASFRESKYNPSAKKPTQAEVCNEAKNGKLNYDRYYEDPKIQCLIETYKTTINPKLPDYMDITRPSTLTQPDWDKRTYTAQKVTIKSNATLKVTSSTDLKSDVELQDNATLILGDKTHYADFYDGENTTGNGFAYKQLVTSKNIDTIFKTQGFSNSINATKANITSYLENFAPSSLKMNGGTLNADYLTLKAGNQATLTDTKTEIKNLNIQGGTLTHNSTLNVNESLKMTSGNLSAETINLKNIKDFTQNQGTINAKTINLNNSVLNTPMNVNNLANLKIENHSQAYLDHLTLQAQPLENPTPMQALATIQNNTPILKITGDNTSNLLVNNLNISSGTSTLPINTEVIQNLNITQGTTQTILQGNDKTLTLANDAKINVKIDKAFSDEVVTTGNEIQRTISLPTLNDKRLIKDVFITDNSNKNYYYTYNFSGNDLIIKKSNENPLSNKALHKLSNNYHFLALLKNATNPTIEREFKAMAMTRNQIGMQNLVNKTNSDLSSVASLRDPNDVMFLLELENDPILRGKSEIFTKTRASNIGVSQYLGGHYASKNGFKIGIGGQAGRVYLGRATIQYNSNEEESGFGLAIQTSYAQLKEKSKFNAITLNNTQNASWQTRIIDSRVAGEYRLVLNSLSLIAQVVLGYQQHNNSAFSTQDFYAKSAQRQWFTSGAKAIVRFTPNRFSMELQGGITHFAHLGKNSQEVSFIYDPLFATYKGVKAKLQWFASLNARYLITQHFFLGASIGQSLKYTMGEFSLGWSF
- a CDS encoding outer membrane protein, with protein sequence MVCNHTRNNTTIQQYNNTTIQQYNNTTILTRLNSSLPKTFFAFTLGSLLSANTLIAEENGWFFGISYETSYAKQNIKNPGANIASELRKTISSSVTKNHKSVTPLTYMAQIIGENTKALMQAICPGASDKNPCTNGASKSGPTFAPYNPTNLNNALTALNTLISESQKNANDPNFSPTTILNNQTLDAQQIANIVLNDVNSAIATLMYNQSASGAMNGNYQGFVGKINGKTISTQELFNSIAQITSFGIDSGFQYVPCDSKCQQANSNVSSGSYEYSNTNGLAITNIEDSMNIFEAKANALNKNSNETQYQNLLVNGQNLANKMGQLQDYAKNNLIINSSQQIGLNKANQEVLDTLKQLHAQNSALNAITLLPGFASQSNSVSNMNGFGAKIGYKQFFGQKKWFGLRYYGFFDYGYAGFNNNISVKTNLVTYGAGMDSLFNVFQRKGKSSSFSLGLFLGFQLAGQTWISSLNQILPSGSKINHSSFQFLFNYGFRTYFSKKYTNSSQKPLQQGFEIGMKVPTIPQTYVKNSGLQVDYMRSYSFYLSYLIGF
- a CDS encoding biotin synthase, translating into MLSFYLCYNQSLILRKTIMQEIFLCSISNVRSGDCKEDCAYCTQSSHHQGKIKRYKFKDEKVVLEEARALRELGALGFCLVTSGRELDDEKCEYIAKLAHAINKEELGLHLIACCGRADLDKLEYLRDSGIHSYNHNLETSQNFFPKICSTHTWEERFITCENTLRAGLGLCSGGIFGLGESWEDRMDMLRSLQTLGPHTTPINFFIKNPVLPIEIETLSADEALECVIMAKEFLPNARLMVAGGREVVFKGDEEAKLFEYGINAVVLGDYLTTKGLASKRDIEKLLSYGLKMATSCH
- a CDS encoding YihY family inner membrane protein; this encodes MFNLRVFLRNLRGFFHLVKMCFPARLKKFFEGIGELFSYASSLSFYTILSLSPILLFVFTIFVSSYMQAHVGEVEALIFPNAPKLMSAIKEFLETFKKTDMTLGVIEAFSILVALVLFCENYRNIASKIFEARPRDYIYFKGREIFLFWGFGTTLVFLFALPLVVFFDIKIQVFFDDRNSSLLHCLRWIGTYGFFLILFTIPTNHVFLHRFWVFLWVFFTSVSWHILKWAFTYYVLYNRTYHELYGNVSILWFLMSWVYISWLVILLGMYGCKICDKYDPKRVLQGILSFLKIK